Part of the Diceros bicornis minor isolate mBicDic1 chromosome 2, mDicBic1.mat.cur, whole genome shotgun sequence genome is shown below.
TCCTGGGGGATCCTCACAGCGTTCCCGCCAGGTGACCCACGGGAGCAAGCAGGCTCCAGAGCAGATGTGACTCCAGGCACCGAGCGacgccttccccaccctgctgtgGGCCGGGCAGCAGGAGGTCGGGGACGGCGGCCCGCCTGGACGCCTCCCCGGGCCTCACAGGATGGCGCACGCCCAGCGCCGTCCCGGAGAGCAGAGCTGGGCCGAGTGGGGGCCGGGGGAACCCGGGGCCCTCCGAGAGCCTCCCTAGGGAGGGCCGGCCCAGCCCCGCGCCCGGGGAGGACCCGGGCCAGTCTGAGGGGAGCGTGGGACAAGAAAGAACGCACACACTCCCGACAATCGAGGGCAAGGGTGGTTTATCACAGGTTGTTTTACCAACATGGGGCATTATTTTACACTCACGTGCATTTCACTCTTATCACTCGACAGTACTTAATGGAAATTTCTTCAGCACGATTCTCacagttttgtttaattttacgTAATGTGTGTATAACACTCCGTGGTGGGATGTGCCAGTATTTACTccttttgtttccagttttgtgcTACCATTAACAATGCTGCAGTACACATCTTTACgtattaaaaaaacaatcccAGGGGTCCTAGGAACGGAAGGGTGCTGACGGCGGCCGCTGTGGCAGGGGTGCCAAGAGGCTCAGCTAGCCAGCTCTCCCCTCTGTGTGATAAGGGGGCGGGTTAGAAAAGGAGCAGGCTCTCTCCTGCTGATCAAATCTTTTATGGTGAAATCATTTGTTCACTCATGCAATCCCCCAGCACAAACTAACTGAGGACTCGTGATGTGCAGGCACCAACCCAGGCACTGTGACTTGCCCCCGAGGAGGGCGGAGAAGGCTCTGGCTCTCAGGGGGCTGACATCCTGGTCAGAGAAGCAGACGACAAGCTCACACGAGAATGACATCCGCTCCGTGCGCTGAAGAAGGCTAggagttgcaggatgcaaaaacaaaacaaaacactcctCTGTTGTAAACGTCAGAATAGTCCTACGGGTCTGTGTGGACGGAGGGTGTGAAGCACCCCTCGGCCCTCTGCCTGTGACTTTTCCTGCCTGGCCACTGTGACTTCTGGTGTTTCGACCCTGCTGTAAAGAACAGACCTCAGTTGGAGAGTCTCCAGGTCCCCTCTATCCCGGCTAGGGTGACAGCTGGCCCTGCTCAAGGTCCAATATCGCCTCAGCTGGCAGCATAGctgctctgagccttagtttccctctccagccccacacccctCTGAGTTTTAGAAGGGTGTAGAACCCTCCAGACTGGGGACCCAGGTCTCTCTTCTCAGGTTGGAAGTCCTTGGCCAATACTGCCGTGATCCCGGGGGATGGCCCAGGGgcccccttcctctcctcagcaGCACCCCTATTCTGGGCGCCCTTCTGGGTGCCTCTGGCCAAGGGCTCTGTCTACTCGGGTTGCTGGCACCCCTTCCTCGTGTTCCCAGGCATTGCTCTACCCAGGCCTTCCCACACTTCAGTTCCCCCTACCCCACTCATGGGTGCAAATTTTGCCATCTCTGCAAATCCTTTGACTTAGTTAATATTTCATAATAGTGGCATTTTTATAACTTACTATAAAATGCGTacattaatgttttaattttataatagaattttttataatattttactatTAGGCTTGATTTTGATTCATATttataatatgcaaaatataattaaattacaaATATGTCTCTTTTAAAGGGAAACATTTAACATAAATAACAGTAACATACATGGAAAGCTGATGTCACTCCACCAAGTCGAATGTACCATAGAATCAAATATAATGCCAATGAAACCATGGTTTTACATCATAGCTGGAGACTAATGTCTGATGGAGGTTCTGAGCCCCAGGCCTGCAGCCCCTTGTTAAAAAGAAGGATCAGGAAGTGCTAGAGAGTGCTAAAGATGCAGTGGCACAAAAAGGAGACTTTCCTTACTTATTCAGAAGGaccaaagagaattaaaaattaagtCACTCTCCCCTCGTAGGATTCTCAGCCCGTGGGAGCTGCCCAACCTACACGTCTGTGAGACAAGCAGGACAGGGAGCACTGCTCCCGTTTACGAACGAGGAGCACAGATTCAGAGGAACAACCAGCGGAGCACTCATCTCGGAGGCCTCCTCCTCCCGGAGCCTTCCTCATCTCCTGGACCAGGCGTGGGGCCTCCTCAGCTCTCCCACACACCTGTGCTGAGGCTCCCCGAGGCACTGGCTGTACAGTGGGACACGCTGTGGGCCTCCCTCCTGTAAACGGGGCTTGACCCGCGGTTCTGTGCCAAGGCCCCGGGACCCTGAGGGCCCCTGTCTCTGCAGATAGGCCCTCCAGGGCTGCACTTGGGGGATAAGCCAGGCTATTTTCATAATTTCCTTCCTCTCACTCAAGCATTGGCCACCATCGGCTGCCTCACGGAGAGCTGCCACCAGGGCCTCAACAGGACAGTTCAGGCCGCAGAAGGGGTCCCTCGACCGCAGGCCTCACAGGTGAGTGGCCCTCTTATTACTCAGCACAGTCTCCCCGCCATGGGCCTCTCCCATCTGGGATGGTGGGACAAGGcccacagggagaggggaggctGGCAGTCAAGTCCTGCCTCTGTCCCTCCTCTGGCGGCATTCCCCTCTAGAATTTGGGGTTGGGAGGGGGCGCTCGCTCTGAGATACTGGATCCTTGGCTGAGTCAAGATTCATTggtttatttgacaaatattcgTTGGAAGCCTGccatgggccaggccctggaggGAGAGCTCATCTCAGGAAGGGGGAACAGCCCCCGACTGAGTCCTGGAGGAAGGCAGTGACCCAGACAGAAGACTGGGGCTCATGAAACTTGAGTTTGAGTCTAGTCCCTGACACGGATCACTAGGTGACCCTGCACCAGTCACTCTCCCTCGCTGGTGCTCGATTTCCCCAGCTCCAAGCATTAGCCTAGATCAACGTCTTTCCagacagagcccctgctgggTTCACCTCCCTGTCCCTACCTCAGCATCCTCGCCCTGCTGTTTTCTATATCAGGCATCAGGGAAGAGTTCACTTAGCTTTGGCGAAGCTGTTTGGAATCGATGGGGCGAGGTGTGGTCTGTAAAGTCTACACCAGCAGCCTGACCCCAGGCTCAGACGTGGAGGCTGAGAGCAGCCTGGGAGGCCCACTCTAAGGTCTTTCCCTAGGCTCTGGGGGCCAGGGGCCATGGCTGGGGGCCATTTAGCAGGCAtctgctctccccacccctgaGCAGGGGCTGGGGTCTCTGCTAGAGGCCAGGAGGTCCCTTCCCCTTCCCAAGAACACActgacccccaccccctccccctcagATCCACCCTCCCTGTCCTGCCTTCTGAGTGTCCAGCAAGGGTCAGCCAAGCCTGGGTTGGCCCCGCTTCACCCCCGTCAGTCttcaccccatttcacagaggagaaagcTGAGGCCTGAGAAGGGAGGTGAATTGTCCCTTGACCCAGGTCAGGTCCCACTGTGCCCAGTGTCCACTGGCCCTCAGGATGAGGGGGGACCTCTCCCCCAGGATGAGGGAGAGCCAGGCCCTCCCTCATCTCATGGTCACTCTCCCCACAGCCAGCCTGCCCAATGCCTGCCTGCGGGGCCCTGTTCCTGCTCTGGGCCGCGGAGGCCGCCAAGGACTGCCCCACACAGTGCACCTGCCAGGCCCTGGAAACCATGGGGCTGCGGGTGGACTGCGAGGGGCGGGGGCTCACCGCCCTGCCTGCCCTCCCGGCCCACACCCGCCACCTCCTGCTGGTCAATAACAGCCTGCGCTCCATACCCCCCGGCGCCTTTGACCACCTGCCCCAGCTGCAGACCCTCAGCGTGTCGCAGAACCCCTGGCACTGTGACTGCAGCCTCACCTACCTGCGCCTCTGGCCGGAGGACCGCACGCCTGAGGCCCTGCCGCTCGTTCGCTGTGCCAGCCCCGCCCTCACCACCCGCCGCCCGCTGGGCCAGCTGACGGGCTACGAGCTGGGCGACTGCGGCTGGCAGCCACAGGCGTCCTGGGCCGCCCCGGGGTTCTGGGGGGACGTGGCGCTGGTTGTCGTGGCCACGCTGGGCCTGGCTCTCCCGGCTGGCCTGCTGTGCACCGTCACAGAGCCCCTGGACTGAGCCCAGGACCCCAGGGTCCCCCCAGACCAGCGGCCAGGACGTGAGGCCCTGCTCAGACCCCACCAGCCCTGGTCagcccgagccgccagtagctcAAAATAGACTCGCTGCTCAGCCACTGCATCCAAGCTCGGAGATTTCCTCAGCACCTGAGTCTGGCTCTTTCTGGAAGCCTGCATCCATTTGTTATCACCAGATATCAAGTGGGGCTTCTCCGTCCCCCAAGTTCCTAGTAAAACGGGCTGCCCCACACCAGCCACCCCCAAGTCCACAGTCTCTGGAGCTGCTCTGCCCCGACCCAGGACTGGGTTCTCCTGGCCCCACATGGGCCGCCCCGGACAGCCCAGGCCAATCTCACGTCGATACTTGGCCCTTCTCCAAACTCCACAAAAAGCTTGTTCTCACAACACAGCAGCGAGCAGAGCAGGAGGCACTGAAGACCctgggtgggggagtggaggggtTTCCGTCTCTGCAACAGACATACCTCGAAAGGCACCTCACTGTCCCCAAAATGGCTGTTGGCCACTCTCCTGGCCAGGAGGCCACCTGGGCTCCCCTGGCCCCATCCTTTCTCACCATCTCTTGCCCtagtttctctctccttttccccctcTCTACCCTTGTTcttcagaaacaaaacaacaaattcctccctttcccatggaaacaactcCCCTCCAAGTGCTGACAACAGAAACTTGCAAACTCTGGGGTCTCCCTTCTACTCCAAGCAACAGTCACCGAATTCTTCACACAAGACACTTCTCTCCCTCAGAGGAATTCTAGGGCCAGCagttaaaataataaactttCCTCCACCATACTTTACTGTTCCGTTACTGGCCAAGTCACACCCAAATCTAATTACACCCAGGTCTCTCCCTCAAGGACCTCCATGTGGTGGGCCAGCAGACCTGTGAGCCGATAAGAACAGTGCCGACTGGAGGTGGGCCTGTGGGTCAGAGGGTGCCACAAGGAAGGCCAAGCAGGTGCAGAAAGCCACTAGAGGGCACCtacccacagaggagaggctggaATAGGAGCCCAAACTCAGGGGGAGGGATGGGCAGTAGGGCGTGGTGGAGACTGTGGCAAACCAGAGAGCCCCTTCCATCCAAAGACGCCCAGCTGAATGTTGCCATGTGGACCTGCAGACCCAGGCGCCCAGTCTTCTATTCTTCCAGAGATATTGGAAATctaaatttttatgtgaaatctctaaGTTATTCAAGTGTTAGCAACtaaatcaaaaaaattttaaatatatatcagcagaacaaataaaacatattaattgATGGGATGGAGTCCATAGGCTGAGAGTCTGTGATTTCTGCACTAAGAATCACCTGTAACACGGCTGCCTAATGGGAACAAGGGTAAACGCTGGCATCTACTTACTGGGCACTCCCTATGAATGAGGCCCTGTGGGGAGCACCTCACGTGGGGCATTCTTCTTTACCCTGTGCAAACCCTGTGAGGAAGGGGCTGTTTTCTCACACTGTGTGGAGGAGTACACAGGCCCAGGGTCCCCCACGTTCACTTCACAGGCATGGTTCCAGACATGCCCACTTTCACACCTGAAAAGTGCTCCCTTGAAAGGTTCCTGGCCCCTGGGGCCCCCTAGAACTAAGGCCCTTCAGCCCCCAAGTCCCCACATGGGGTGCCCCTAAATTCTGCCCCTGCTCCTTCCTGAGGCCAATGCATGCGGCCACAGGGCTAGTCCTACAGCGGTCACAGGCCTTGATCCTGTTGGCTGAGCGGTTTGGTCCAGTGAGaacctgccaggagcctggcagcCCAGCATCACCAATCAGACTCCcctgagggtggggaggagtggagggacCTTCAGTGGCCAGGCAGGGATTTCCCGAGGTGCATAATGGATCCACATGAGAGCTCCAAGAAAATAGGTCCACTGGGAAGTTTGATTCACCATCTCCGTCATCCCCACCATCTCCATCCCAGGCCAGCAAGGCCACCACCAGAGAGCTGTCTGCACAGTCCCACCTGCTCCACAGCCACCAACCCCAGCATCAACTGCTCCCCCAACTACAACCAACCATACCCCACCGGCCACCACTGTCCCCTGTAGGACGACAGTCAGCCACAGTCATCTCCCCACGGCCAGCGACACATTCTCCCCTCCCCATAGCCATCAACCCCATCTCCTCCACCACCACTGGCTCCCACCACGGCCTGCACACTAGCCTCGTACTTGCcaccccttcccttctctccagcacAGCTGCAGACAGCAGCCCCATGAGTCAACACTGCCCCCCCACTGCTGTCCCCCTGCCACCTCTGTCACCACCAGCTCCAAACAACCGGGGACCTCATCCCCATTATAAACAAAACACCAACTCTGTCATCACTGTCAGTCCATCCCAACAGTCACCATGACATCATCTTCATGATCATCTCTTTCACGAGTATTTTCAAAATCCAGCT
Proteins encoded:
- the LOC131411229 gene encoding platelet glycoprotein IX-like, which gives rise to MPACGALFLLWAAEAAKDCPTQCTCQALETMGLRVDCEGRGLTALPALPAHTRHLLLVNNSLRSIPPGAFDHLPQLQTLSVSQNPWHCDCSLTYLRLWPEDRTPEALPLVRCASPALTTRRPLGQLTGYELGDCGWQPQASWAAPGFWGDVALVVVATLGLALPAGLLCTVTEPLD